In the Telopea speciosissima isolate NSW1024214 ecotype Mountain lineage chromosome 2, Tspe_v1, whole genome shotgun sequence genome, one interval contains:
- the LOC122652075 gene encoding PTI1-like tyrosine-protein kinase At3g15890, with product MAFGCVKFFCGKHSDRKKQEKNRTTWRVFSLKELHAATNNFNYDNKLGEGGFGSVYWGQLWDGSQIAVKRLKVWSDKAEREFSVEVEILGKVRHKNLLSLRGYCAEGQERLIVYDYMPNLSLMSHLHGHHSTECLLDWERRMKIAIGSAEGIAYLHHHAIPHIIHRDIKASNVLLDSDFQAQVADFGFAKLIPDGATHVTTGVKGTLGYVAPEYAMFGKVSESCDVYSFGMLLLELASGKKPIDKLSVSMKRTISDWALPLACQKKFNEVVDSKLNGKYIEEELKLVVLVALKCAQSRPEKRPTMLEVVDLLKGDSKEKLANLENDELFRETSAGGRLEEDSEGHQEDGSDFISEEKEPKEFKEVPRTEIEGSNGS from the exons ATGGCTTTCGGATGCGTTAAGTTCTTTTGCGGGAAGCATTCGGATCG gaaaaagcaagaaaagaaTCGGACAACTTGGAGGGTATTCTCTTTGAAGGAATTGCACGCAGCTACAAATAATTTTAATTATGATAACAAGCTCGGAGAAGGGGGATTTGGCAGCGTTTACTGGGGACAGCTATGGGATGGATCTCAA ATAGCTGTTAAGAGGTTGAAAGTCTGGAGTGATAAAGCCGAGAGAGAATTTTCTGTTGAGGTTGAAATATTGGGCAAAGTCAGGCACAAAAATCTGCTGAGTCTACGTGGATACTGTGCTGAAGGGCAAGAGCGCCTTATAGTGTATGACTACATGCCTAACTTGAGCTTAATGTCCCATCTTCATGGCCATCACTCCACAGAATGCCTTCTTGATTGGGAGCGGCGGATGAAAATTGCAATAGGGTCCGCGGAGGGAATTGC CTATCTTCACCATCATGCGATTCCACATATAATCCACAGGGACATCAAAGCAAGCAATGTGTTGCTAGATTCAGATTTCCAGGCCCAGGTAGCTGATTTTGGCTTTGCAAAACTAATCCCAGACGGTGCAACACATGTCACAACAGGGGTCAAGGGCACCCTTGGCTACGTCGCCCCTGAATATGCCATGTTTGGGAAAGTGTCAGAGAGCTGTGATGTGTACAGCTTTGGCATGCTTCTGCTGGAGCTTGCCAGTGGCAAGAAACccatagataaactcagtgtgtCGATGAAGCGCACAATCTCTGACTGGGCGTTGCCATTGGCCTGCCAGAAGAAGTTCAATGAAGTGGTCGATTCAAAGTTGAACGGTAAGTACATTGAAGAAGAGTTGAAGCTGGTAGTTCTTGTAGCACTAAAATGTGCTCAAAGTCGGCCTGAGAAGAGACCCACCATGCTAGAGGTTGTGGACCTGCTGAAGGGagactcaaaagaaaaactagctAATCTAGAGAATGACGAATTATTCAGGGAGACATCAGCTGGAGGACGTCTAGAGGAAGATTCAGAGGGTCATCAAGAGGATGGTTCAGACTTCATCTCAGAAGAAAAGGAACCAAAAGAGTTTAAAGAAGTCCCGCGAACTGAGATTGAGGGGTCTAATGGCAGCTGA